In one Bacillus sp. Marseille-P3661 genomic region, the following are encoded:
- a CDS encoding inositol monophosphatase family protein gives MSQIDWEHIHSAGKEWILEAGKQIRRSFSETLTVEFKENASDLVTNMDKKIETYFISKIMEKFPNHRILGEEGQGDNVKSLEGTVWIIDPIDGTMNFVHLKRHFAISVGIYHDGIGMIGFIYDVVQDELYHAIKGKGAFLNGQRLANLQPVNVEEAVIGMNAAWAIEGKRIDSGLLPPLIHALRGTRSFGSAAIEMAFVASGRLDGYLSLRLSPWDYSAGKILIEEVGGIVTSVKGEPLNLINQSPLFAAKPGLHGEVVEKFINKNK, from the coding sequence TTGAGCCAAATAGATTGGGAACATATACATAGTGCAGGTAAAGAGTGGATTCTCGAGGCGGGTAAGCAAATTAGGAGATCCTTTTCAGAAACATTGACTGTTGAATTTAAGGAAAATGCATCTGATTTAGTTACAAATATGGACAAGAAAATAGAAACATATTTTATATCTAAAATTATGGAAAAATTTCCAAATCATCGTATTCTTGGAGAAGAGGGACAAGGTGATAATGTAAAGTCATTAGAAGGGACAGTATGGATTATTGACCCAATAGATGGTACGATGAATTTTGTTCACTTAAAACGTCACTTTGCAATATCAGTCGGGATTTATCATGATGGAATTGGAATGATTGGTTTTATTTATGACGTTGTACAAGATGAATTATATCATGCTATAAAAGGGAAAGGCGCGTTTTTAAATGGCCAAAGGCTTGCGAACCTACAACCTGTTAATGTAGAAGAAGCTGTGATCGGAATGAATGCAGCATGGGCAATTGAGGGAAAGCGTATTGATTCCGGACTTTTACCACCTTTAATCCATGCTTTAAGAGGTACGCGTTCCTTTGGGTCAGCTGCAATTGAGATGGCATTTGTAGCGTCAGGGAGACTTGACGGATATTTGTCTTTACGGTTATCTCCATGGGATTACTCTGCAGGGAAGATTTTGATTGAAGAAGTGGGGGGGATAGTAACATCCGTAAAGGGTGAACCGCTAAATTTGATTAATCAGTCCCCATTATTCGCAGCTAAACCTGGGTTACATGGAGAGGTTGTCGAAAAATTTATAAATAAGAATAAGTAA
- a CDS encoding YktB family protein has translation MEFTGFEKQDFDLFVIPGLEERMVKLKDQLRPKFDVLASILTDDLSILTGDPMFAHVAKHARRKTNPPDDSWVAFSSNQRGYKMLPHFQITLWSTHLLIQWGIIYEAKNKEIFAQNMIDNIGGIRNVIPDHFYWNKDHMKPYGEQQSKLSDQDLINIADRLRNNKNGEIMVGHILDREDAINMDPTEFINLTKSTWEKLNILHKMAF, from the coding sequence GTGGAATTTACCGGATTTGAAAAACAAGACTTCGATCTCTTCGTAATACCAGGACTTGAAGAAAGAATGGTCAAACTTAAAGATCAATTAAGACCAAAATTCGATGTTTTAGCTAGCATTTTAACTGATGATCTATCGATTTTAACTGGTGATCCTATGTTTGCACATGTAGCCAAACATGCTCGAAGAAAAACTAATCCGCCGGATGATTCTTGGGTTGCATTTTCATCCAATCAACGTGGTTATAAAATGCTACCTCATTTTCAAATTACCTTATGGTCAACCCATTTATTAATTCAATGGGGAATTATTTATGAAGCTAAAAATAAAGAAATATTTGCCCAAAATATGATAGACAATATAGGTGGGATAAGAAATGTAATACCAGATCACTTTTACTGGAATAAGGATCATATGAAACCTTATGGTGAGCAGCAATCAAAACTATCAGATCAGGACCTAATTAATATCGCTGACCGACTACGCAATAATAAAAATGGAGAAATTATGGTAGGTCATATATTAGATAGGGAAGATGCAATTAACATGGATCCAACTGAATTTATTAATTTAACAAAATCAACATGGGAAAAGCTTAATATATTACATAAGATGGCTTTTTAA
- a CDS encoding UPF0223 family protein gives MQYSYPISPDWDKQEVIDVIYFFQCIEEANEQGILREKLLASYQRFKEIVPSKSEEKQLCGNFDKATGFSCYRTVKQAREMPAGKKVKI, from the coding sequence ATGCAATACAGTTATCCTATTTCCCCCGATTGGGACAAACAAGAAGTTATTGATGTGATTTATTTTTTTCAATGTATTGAAGAAGCAAATGAGCAAGGTATCTTAAGAGAAAAATTACTTGCTTCATATCAACGCTTTAAAGAAATTGTACCGAGTAAAAGTGAAGAGAAACAATTGTGCGGAAATTTCGATAAGGCAACCGGTTTTTCTTGTTACCGAACTGTAAAACAAGCTCGAGAAATGCCTGCAGGAAAAAAAGTGAAAATATAA
- a CDS encoding NAD(P)H-dependent flavin oxidoreductase, which translates to MNWKTRVTQLLGIEYPIIQGGLAYLAYSDLAAAVSNAGGLGQITAMSLNTPEELREEIRKVKEKTSKPFGVNYAIGNHGRKFEDMVVVAVEEQVPVVTMTGGNPAPIFEILKGSETKKLVLVAARRQAVKAEELGADAVIVVGQEGGGHLGRSDTGTFVLVPQVVDAVSIPVIASGGIGDGRGLLAALSLGAEGIEMGTRFIATKECIHAHELYKNRLVQGTENDTVVIKRSIGAPARAIANSWTSKILEIEKEYGDYDHLKDFISGKANQRYIYDGLEDEGFAWAGQVMGRINDIPSVNELFDRMISEAETIRNHWKE; encoded by the coding sequence GTGAATTGGAAAACAAGAGTTACTCAACTGCTTGGAATAGAATATCCGATTATCCAAGGTGGATTAGCATATTTGGCATATTCCGATTTAGCAGCGGCTGTCTCAAACGCTGGTGGTTTAGGACAAATTACAGCTATGTCTTTAAATACACCAGAAGAATTACGGGAAGAAATCCGAAAAGTGAAAGAGAAAACGAGCAAACCATTTGGTGTGAATTATGCAATTGGAAACCATGGTAGAAAATTCGAGGATATGGTTGTTGTAGCTGTAGAAGAACAAGTTCCAGTGGTTACAATGACAGGAGGTAATCCAGCACCGATTTTTGAAATATTAAAAGGTAGTGAAACAAAAAAACTTGTTTTAGTTGCTGCAAGAAGACAGGCAGTAAAGGCTGAAGAATTAGGTGCTGATGCTGTTATTGTTGTTGGACAAGAAGGTGGGGGGCATTTAGGACGCTCAGATACAGGAACCTTTGTATTAGTTCCACAAGTAGTTGATGCTGTTTCAATTCCGGTTATTGCTTCAGGAGGCATTGGTGATGGCAGGGGCTTACTTGCTGCGTTAAGCTTAGGTGCTGAAGGTATTGAGATGGGAACAAGATTTATAGCAACAAAGGAATGTATACATGCACATGAACTTTACAAAAACCGGTTAGTACAGGGAACTGAAAATGATACTGTAGTAATAAAGCGTTCTATTGGTGCACCTGCTCGAGCTATAGCTAATTCTTGGACGTCGAAAATTCTAGAAATAGAAAAGGAATATGGAGATTATGACCATTTAAAGGATTTTATCAGTGGTAAAGCTAATCAACGCTATATCTATGATGGTCTGGAGGATGAAGGGTTTGCATGGGCTGGACAGGTAATGGGTAGAATTAATGATATACCTTCAGTAAATGAATTGTTTGATAGAATGATTTCTGAGGCCGAAACGATTCGTAATCACTGGAAAGAATAA
- a CDS encoding aminotransferase class I/II-fold pyridoxal phosphate-dependent enzyme, translating to MNQNETPLFTGLIQHAKKNPIQFHIPGHKKGSGMDPEFREFIGDNALSIDLINIGPLDDLHHPHGMIKKAQELAANAFGADHTFFSVQGTSGAIIAMVMSVCKPGEKIIVPRNVHKSVMSAIIFSGATPIFIHPEIDKNLGISHGITTESVEKALKAHPDAKGLLVINPTYFGIAANLKEIVDIAHSYHIPVLVDEAHGVHIHFHDELPLSAMQAGADMAATSVHKLGGSMTQSSILNVKEGLVSAQHVQAILSMLTTTSTSYLLLSSLDVARKQLATKGKELIDKAIALAEETRKKVNEIPHLYCVGEEILGTKATYDYDPTKLIISVKELGLTGYEVEVWLREQYNIEVELSDLYNILCIITPGDTDEQTGILIHALKELAKQRDYSISNTESIEVHVPNIPVLALSPRDAFYSETEVVTLKESVGRIIAEFIMVYPPGIPILIPGEIITQENIDYITENLEGGLPVQGPEDPELKTLRVIKEHRAIR from the coding sequence TTGAATCAAAATGAAACTCCCCTGTTTACAGGGCTTATTCAACATGCAAAAAAAAACCCAATACAATTCCACATACCTGGCCATAAAAAGGGAAGTGGGATGGATCCTGAATTCCGTGAATTTATTGGGGACAATGCATTATCAATTGATTTGATAAATATTGGTCCTTTAGATGATCTGCATCATCCTCATGGAATGATTAAGAAAGCTCAAGAATTAGCAGCAAACGCATTTGGTGCAGATCATACTTTTTTCTCTGTACAGGGAACAAGTGGAGCTATTATTGCAATGGTAATGTCAGTTTGTAAGCCTGGGGAAAAAATTATTGTTCCGCGAAATGTTCATAAATCAGTAATGTCCGCCATTATTTTTTCAGGAGCAACGCCTATATTTATCCACCCTGAAATAGATAAAAATTTAGGTATTTCCCATGGAATAACGACAGAATCTGTTGAAAAAGCACTAAAAGCCCATCCTGATGCAAAGGGCTTATTAGTAATTAATCCAACATATTTTGGAATTGCAGCAAATTTAAAAGAAATCGTTGATATAGCACACTCATACCATATACCAGTTCTTGTGGATGAGGCCCATGGTGTTCATATTCATTTTCATGATGAACTCCCATTATCAGCAATGCAAGCAGGTGCAGACATGGCGGCAACTAGTGTCCATAAATTAGGAGGCTCAATGACGCAAAGCTCAATTTTAAATGTTAAAGAAGGTTTAGTATCTGCCCAACATGTGCAAGCCATACTGAGTATGTTAACCACGACCTCAACGTCCTATTTACTGTTATCATCTTTAGATGTTGCAAGAAAACAATTAGCAACAAAAGGAAAAGAACTTATAGATAAAGCAATTGCACTCGCAGAAGAAACACGAAAAAAAGTCAACGAGATTCCACATTTGTATTGTGTTGGAGAAGAAATTCTTGGGACAAAAGCAACTTATGATTATGATCCAACTAAATTAATTATTTCTGTAAAAGAGCTGGGTTTAACAGGTTATGAGGTAGAAGTTTGGCTGCGTGAACAATATAACATTGAAGTGGAGCTTTCTGATCTTTATAATATCCTTTGTATCATTACTCCAGGAGATACGGATGAACAAACAGGGATACTAATACATGCTTTAAAAGAATTAGCAAAACAACGAGACTACTCTATATCCAATACAGAGTCTATCGAAGTTCATGTTCCAAACATCCCAGTTCTAGCGTTGTCGCCAAGAGATGCCTTTTATTCAGAAACTGAAGTTGTTACTCTGAAAGAATCAGTCGGAAGAATTATTGCTGAATTTATTATGGTATATCCACCAGGAATTCCAATCCTAATTCCGGGCGAGATCATTACGCAAGAGAACATTGATTATATTACTGAAAATCTTGAAGGTGGATTACCCGTTCAGGGGCCTGAGGACCCTGAATTAAAAACACTGAGAGTTATAAAAGAACATCGTGCCATTAGATAA
- a CDS encoding GapA-binding peptide SR1P — MGIIVCQQCESTIEHFEDHKVTTLYAKCSDCCDHQEKTNE, encoded by the coding sequence ATGGGAATTATCGTTTGCCAACAATGTGAGAGCACGATTGAACACTTTGAAGATCATAAAGTAACAACACTATATGCAAAATGTAGTGACTGTTGTGATCATCAAGAAAAAACAAACGAATAA
- a CDS encoding DUF3055 domain-containing protein: protein MSFNHKLYDESEKVKTRFVGFTTEDYRYDFGIVYTNMFFGKPLVVCMQTGRSALLDVNDIQDLEHLKKAFQLESLKEASDLSAFLEEIVPALYLETQYD, encoded by the coding sequence ATGAGCTTTAATCACAAATTGTATGATGAAAGTGAAAAGGTGAAAACACGTTTCGTGGGGTTTACAACGGAAGATTATCGTTACGACTTTGGAATTGTTTACACCAATATGTTTTTTGGAAAACCACTCGTTGTTTGTATGCAAACCGGACGTTCCGCTCTTTTAGATGTCAATGATATTCAGGATTTAGAACACCTAAAGAAAGCATTTCAATTAGAAAGCCTGAAAGAGGCATCAGATCTATCCGCTTTTTTAGAAGAGATTGTTCCTGCTTTATACCTAGAAACTCAATATGATTAG
- a CDS encoding DUF1885 family protein: MASTAYIKLVPEANKQEISLQELKELFHYYKDITSKTGEQLNWQYGDAAFPYELKEKDEANGEWFYLKGTSEKYNFILLGVGSEEVENEDGTTRTQQHIQVALPDSSTYGDKGKANEFCKFMAKKFNAELHLFNGRIMYFNK, from the coding sequence ATGGCTAGCACAGCGTACATAAAACTAGTACCGGAAGCAAATAAGCAAGAAATTTCATTACAAGAATTGAAGGAATTATTCCATTATTATAAGGATATCACAAGTAAAACAGGTGAACAGCTTAATTGGCAATATGGAGATGCAGCCTTTCCTTATGAATTAAAGGAAAAAGACGAGGCAAACGGAGAATGGTTTTATCTAAAGGGGACTTCCGAAAAATACAACTTTATTTTATTAGGTGTCGGAAGTGAGGAAGTAGAAAATGAAGATGGTACTACCAGAACGCAACAGCATATCCAGGTAGCACTTCCGGATAGCTCAACCTATGGTGATAAAGGGAAGGCTAATGAGTTCTGTAAATTTATGGCTAAAAAATTTAACGCCGAGTTACACCTATTTAATGGTAGAATAATGTATTTTAATAAATAA
- a CDS encoding M23 family metallopeptidase, whose protein sequence is MRILFIIYICSICTLMTACQPFLSPFEKRQKTAEPLVMDNKVVDPNWRELSIATLDSELFFSVPAFFSEVNGSYQFDPIHKTLNMVIDNNHYYMIFGVPVLRVNGMLLPDDSYEFKIIDNEPWLPIDFLTKALGLTANVKQGVVEFYWEPSTVFEEDSSESVAVLGNIDQIILLMKELHNPIKGAMVDTISSHLPGARRAYRNGFHEGMDWYGFSSGVPMNRQTAVYAMGNGFVVRADHDYFKYSSVEERNKDLKIAAEEESTPEYILDRLRGRQVWVQYENGLQARFSHLDRIAEEITVGDRVTPDMLIGYVGNTGTSGEVKNNDTELHLHLDLLYKGDLFWKGLTEEQIVLALKSAFAEQI, encoded by the coding sequence GTGAGGATATTATTTATTATTTATATTTGTTCTATTTGTACTTTAATGACAGCTTGTCAGCCCTTTTTATCACCTTTTGAGAAACGGCAAAAGACAGCTGAGCCTTTAGTAATGGATAATAAGGTTGTTGATCCAAATTGGAGGGAATTAAGCATTGCAACGCTAGATAGTGAGTTGTTTTTTTCGGTTCCCGCTTTTTTTAGTGAAGTAAATGGTTCCTATCAATTTGACCCAATCCATAAAACACTAAACATGGTAATAGATAATAATCATTATTATATGATTTTTGGTGTTCCTGTTCTCCGAGTAAATGGTATGCTGTTGCCTGATGATAGCTATGAGTTTAAGATAATTGATAACGAACCTTGGTTACCAATTGATTTTTTAACGAAGGCACTAGGTCTAACCGCCAATGTAAAACAGGGAGTTGTTGAATTTTATTGGGAGCCTAGTACTGTTTTTGAGGAAGATAGTAGTGAATCAGTTGCAGTCTTGGGGAACATTGATCAAATTATTTTGTTAATGAAGGAACTTCATAATCCAATAAAGGGAGCAATGGTAGATACGATTTCATCACATCTTCCGGGCGCCAGACGCGCTTATCGGAATGGCTTTCATGAAGGAATGGATTGGTATGGCTTTTCGAGCGGTGTTCCAATGAACAGACAAACAGCAGTATACGCTATGGGTAATGGTTTCGTAGTACGAGCGGACCATGATTATTTCAAGTATTCCTCCGTTGAAGAACGCAATAAGGATTTAAAAATTGCCGCAGAGGAAGAATCAACCCCTGAGTATATTTTAGATAGATTAAGGGGGAGACAAGTGTGGGTGCAGTATGAAAACGGCCTGCAAGCGCGTTTTTCTCATTTAGATCGTATTGCAGAAGAAATAACTGTAGGTGATCGTGTAACTCCTGATATGTTGATTGGATATGTAGGGAACACTGGGACAAGTGGTGAAGTTAAAAATAATGATACCGAATTACATTTACATTTGGATCTTTTATATAAAGGGGACCTTTTTTGGAAAGGATTAACTGAAGAGCAAATTGTTCTAGCATTAAAGTCAGCTTTTGCTGAGCAAATATAA
- a CDS encoding polysaccharide deacetylase family protein, with translation MTVKMNFFFIVFIGLFLITGCTNSTEMTQEIPTESVTANENNDFTELESGADVQQTESNENTVEQPVVNQPPKETTLLPLYKMNEVFDIKPISDAPENIVLLTIDDAPDKYALEMAKILKDLNVGAIFFVNGHFLNTDEKKAILKEIYEMGFPIGNHTMNHENLKKLSEEEQKYQIIELNNLVESITGERPKFFRAPFGANTDYSKLIANEEKMLVMNWTYGYDFEKDYMNKETLEDIMVNTNLLHKGANLLMHDREWTRDALAGIVKGLQNKGYEIVDPHLIQTPE, from the coding sequence ATGACTGTAAAAATGAATTTCTTCTTTATTGTATTTATAGGTTTATTTCTAATTACTGGGTGTACAAACTCCACTGAAATGACTCAAGAAATTCCAACTGAATCAGTGACAGCGAATGAAAATAATGATTTTACGGAATTGGAATCTGGAGCTGATGTACAACAAACAGAAAGTAATGAAAATACTGTCGAACAACCGGTGGTCAATCAACCACCAAAAGAGACAACATTGCTACCGCTCTATAAAATGAATGAGGTATTTGACATTAAGCCAATTAGTGATGCCCCAGAGAATATTGTATTGCTTACAATTGACGATGCACCTGATAAGTATGCACTAGAAATGGCTAAAATTTTAAAGGATCTTAATGTAGGCGCAATCTTCTTTGTAAATGGTCATTTTTTAAATACTGATGAAAAAAAGGCCATACTAAAAGAAATTTATGAAATGGGTTTTCCAATTGGTAATCATACAATGAATCATGAAAATCTAAAGAAATTATCTGAAGAGGAGCAGAAATACCAAATAATTGAATTAAATAATTTAGTTGAAAGTATTACAGGAGAGCGTCCTAAATTTTTCCGAGCGCCATTTGGAGCGAATACAGATTATAGTAAGTTAATTGCTAACGAAGAAAAGATGCTTGTAATGAATTGGACATATGGATATGATTTTGAAAAGGACTATATGAATAAAGAAACACTCGAAGATATAATGGTAAATACAAACCTTCTCCATAAAGGTGCAAATTTATTAATGCATGATCGGGAATGGACGAGGGATGCATTAGCTGGTATTGTTAAAGGGCTGCAAAACAAAGGGTATGAAATAGTGGATCCGCATCTAATTCAAACACCTGAATAG
- a CDS encoding FUSC family protein — translation MDKLLKSFLFGGRVLKTGIAVFITAILCQLFNLPTIFAVITAIVTIEPTATDSIKKGIIRFPASAIGAALSMLLVSFLGEQPLTYALATILTIYFCHKLKLEDGIVVATITAAAMIPATTDHFLLAFIARLGTTTIGIVVSTIVNIIILPPKFSHLIDKNIADMFELKAEILEQHLKQLGTYSSKRKQTIASLYAKLGQLIVRTNKLCYYEREEFKYHKQNPKDIRMFHYTNKRLNVLQLIAFHLGNLNYLENKKLDFSKTQKDVLCSTILSLIEILKKPEHQIPVEHHQIIEQVDRIFRSWKESGQQPVQGKYYHHFQPETTFLYEILSIHDALEELEQLAHTNIKLQDLRN, via the coding sequence ATGGATAAATTATTAAAAAGTTTTTTATTTGGCGGACGGGTTTTAAAGACGGGTATAGCAGTCTTTATTACAGCGATATTATGTCAACTCTTTAACTTGCCAACAATTTTTGCTGTAATCACTGCAATTGTAACGATTGAACCAACAGCAACGGATTCTATAAAAAAAGGAATCATTCGATTTCCTGCTTCCGCGATTGGTGCTGCTCTATCGATGCTGTTAGTATCATTCCTCGGTGAACAACCGTTGACATATGCACTTGCCACAATTCTTACAATTTATTTTTGTCATAAACTTAAACTAGAGGATGGCATCGTAGTTGCTACCATCACAGCAGCAGCAATGATTCCAGCTACTACTGATCATTTTTTACTAGCATTTATTGCGAGGCTTGGGACGACAACCATTGGTATTGTAGTTTCGACAATTGTAAATATTATCATTCTTCCTCCAAAGTTCTCACATTTGATCGACAAGAATATTGCCGATATGTTCGAACTGAAAGCTGAGATTCTCGAACAGCACCTTAAACAATTAGGCACATATTCATCAAAAAGAAAACAAACCATAGCTTCCTTATATGCAAAACTAGGTCAGCTAATCGTTAGGACTAATAAACTTTGTTATTACGAACGTGAAGAATTTAAATATCATAAACAAAATCCAAAGGATATTCGCATGTTCCACTATACGAATAAGCGATTAAATGTATTACAATTAATTGCATTCCATCTCGGAAATCTGAACTACTTAGAAAATAAGAAACTTGATTTTTCAAAGACACAGAAAGACGTATTGTGTAGTACAATCCTTTCATTAATTGAGATTCTTAAAAAACCTGAACATCAAATTCCAGTTGAACACCATCAAATTATCGAACAAGTAGATAGGATTTTTCGAAGTTGGAAAGAATCAGGACAGCAGCCTGTTCAAGGGAAGTATTATCACCACTTCCAGCCTGAGACTACTTTTTTATACGAAATTCTCTCGATTCACGATGCATTAGAAGAGCTCGAACAACTCGCCCATACAAATATTAAATTACAGGATCTACGTAATTAA
- a CDS encoding thioredoxin domain-containing protein — protein sequence MKKKLGSIFMSMFLLTACNTVDGGSVSDINLGGEGYHLLFFSNEEKIRLENNYYDVLLDLRKKFPNEMADVTLIQSTNKNELIKKFNVSVYPTLIVVKDGEVKTRIDGKRSKKDIMNHLVKTMEQHEKK from the coding sequence ATGAAAAAGAAACTTGGATCTATCTTTATGTCCATGTTTTTATTAACGGCCTGCAATACGGTCGATGGTGGTTCCGTTTCTGACATAAATTTGGGAGGAGAAGGTTATCATCTATTGTTTTTTTCAAATGAAGAAAAGATAAGATTAGAAAATAACTATTATGATGTTCTACTCGACCTTAGAAAAAAGTTTCCAAATGAAATGGCAGACGTTACTCTTATTCAATCCACTAATAAAAATGAATTAATTAAGAAATTTAATGTTAGTGTCTACCCAACTTTGATCGTTGTAAAAGACGGGGAAGTTAAAACTCGGATTGATGGAAAGAGGAGCAAAAAAGATATTATGAATCACCTTGTAAAAACAATGGAACAACATGAGAAAAAATAA
- the lpdA gene encoding dihydrolipoyl dehydrogenase gives MVVGDFPIETDTLVVGAGPGGYVAAIRAAQLGQKVTIVEKENLGGVCLNVGCIPSKALISAGHRYETAKHSDDIGITAENVKVDFSKVQAWKGSVVKKLTGGVEGLLKGNKVEIVKGEAYFVDSNTLRVINEDSAQTYKFKQAIVATGSTPIELPAFKYSARVLDSTGAINLTEIPKKMVVIGGGYIGIELGTAFANFGTEITILEAADEILSGFEKQMSAVVKKRLKKKGNVEIYTKAFGKGVEETENSVKVTFETNGEQKTIEADYVLVTVGRKPNTAEIGLEDIGIKITDRGLIEIDKQCRTSISNIYAIGDIVEGPPLAHKASYEGKIAAEAIAGHPAEIDYYAIPAVVFSDPECASVGYFEQQAKDEGIDVIAAKFPFAANGRALALNDTDGFMKLVTRKEDGLVIGAQIVGPNASDMIAELGLAIEAGMTAEDIAMTIHAHPTLGEITMEAAEVAIGSPIHIVK, from the coding sequence ATGGTTGTTGGAGATTTTCCTATTGAAACTGATACACTCGTTGTTGGTGCTGGACCAGGTGGGTATGTGGCTGCAATTAGAGCTGCTCAGCTAGGACAAAAAGTTACGATTGTTGAAAAAGAAAATTTAGGCGGAGTTTGCCTAAATGTTGGTTGTATTCCTTCAAAGGCACTTATTTCTGCTGGACATCGCTATGAAACAGCGAAGCATTCAGATGATATAGGGATTACAGCGGAGAACGTAAAAGTTGATTTTTCAAAGGTACAAGCATGGAAAGGCAGCGTTGTTAAAAAGCTTACCGGTGGTGTAGAAGGACTTTTAAAAGGTAATAAAGTTGAAATTGTAAAAGGCGAAGCGTATTTTGTTGATTCTAATACATTGCGAGTCATTAATGAAGATTCTGCACAAACATATAAATTTAAACAAGCAATTGTAGCTACAGGTTCAACACCAATTGAACTGCCTGCATTCAAGTATTCTGCACGTGTCCTTGATTCTACAGGTGCTATTAACTTAACTGAAATTCCAAAAAAGATGGTAGTAATCGGTGGAGGATATATCGGTATCGAACTTGGTACAGCTTTTGCAAACTTTGGAACTGAGATCACAATTCTTGAAGCAGCTGATGAAATATTATCGGGGTTTGAAAAACAAATGAGTGCAGTTGTTAAGAAACGTCTAAAGAAAAAGGGTAATGTGGAAATATACACAAAAGCTTTTGGAAAAGGCGTCGAAGAAACAGAAAATAGTGTAAAGGTTACGTTTGAAACTAACGGTGAACAAAAGACAATTGAAGCCGATTATGTACTAGTAACAGTAGGTCGTAAACCGAATACAGCTGAAATAGGATTAGAAGATATAGGGATTAAGATTACTGATCGTGGCTTAATTGAAATTGATAAACAGTGCCGTACATCTATTTCAAATATTTATGCAATTGGTGATATTGTCGAAGGTCCTCCGCTTGCGCATAAGGCATCATACGAAGGTAAGATTGCAGCTGAAGCAATCGCAGGCCATCCTGCAGAAATTGATTATTATGCAATACCAGCTGTAGTCTTTTCAGATCCTGAATGTGCGTCTGTTGGATATTTTGAACAACAAGCAAAAGATGAAGGTATTGATGTAATAGCTGCAAAATTCCCATTCGCTGCAAATGGAAGAGCGTTGGCATTAAATGATACCGATGGCTTTATGAAACTTGTCACTAGAAAAGAAGACGGACTAGTCATTGGGGCTCAAATTGTAGGACCAAATGCTTCAGATATGATAGCAGAATTAGGTCTAGCGATTGAAGCAGGAATGACAGCTGAAGATATCGCAATGACCATCCATGCCCATCCTACTCTTGGTGAAATAACAATGGAAGCTGCTGAAGTTGCTATTGGTAGTCCTATTCATATCGTAAAATAA